One stretch of Equus przewalskii isolate Varuska chromosome 9, EquPr2, whole genome shotgun sequence DNA includes these proteins:
- the LOC103562355 gene encoding cytochrome P450 2G1, with protein sequence MELGRAFTIFLALCLSCLLLLIAWKRINKGGKLPPGPTPIPFLGNLLQVRTDSTFQSFMKLREKYGPVFTVYMGPRPVVVLCGHEAVKEALVDQADNFSGRGELATIERNFQGHGLAMANGERWRILRRFSLTILRDFGMGKRNIEERIQEEAGFLLKELLKTKGAPIDPTFFLSRTVSNVISAIVFGSRFDYEDKQFQKLMQMINESFTEMSTPWAQLYDMYSAIMQYLPGRHNHIYYLIEELKDFIASRVKINEASLDPQNPRDFIDCFLIKMHQDKSNPHTEFNLKNLVLTTLNLFFAGTETVSSTLRYGLLLMMKYPEVEAKIHEEIEQVIGSHRIPSVDDRVKMPYTDAVIHEIQRLTDIVPMGVPHNVIRDTHFRGYFLPKGTDVFPLLGSVLKDPKYFRYPDAFYPQHFLDDQGHFKKNEAFVPFSSGKRICLGEALARMELFLYFTSILQNFSLRSLVPPADIDITPKVSGFGNIPPTYELCFMVR encoded by the exons ATGGAGCTGGGAAGAGCCTTCACCATCTTTCTGGCACTCTGCTTGTCTTGCCTGCTCCTCCTCATCGCCTGGAAACGGATCAACAAGGGAGGGAAGCTACCCCCAGGTCCCACACCGATACCTTTCCTGGGGAACCTGTTGCAAGTCCGTACTGATTCCACCTTTCAGTCTTTCATGAAG CTCAGGGAGAAATATGGCCCAGTCTTCACCGTGTACATGGGTCCCCGGCCAGTAGTTGTTTTATGTGGACATGAAGCAGTGAAGGAGGCTCTGGTAGACCAAGCAGACAATTTCAGTGGCCGTGGAGAATTGGCTACAATAGAGAGAAACTTCCAAGGTCATG GTCTAGCTATGGCTAATGGAGAACGATGGAGGATTCTGCGACGCTTCTCCCTGACCATCCTTCGGGACTTTGGGATGGGAAAGCGGAACATTGAGGAACGGATCCAGGAGGAGGCTGGCTTCCTACTGAAGGAATTACTGAAGACCAAGG GTGCCCCCATCGACCCCACTTTCTTCCTGAGCCGTACTGTCTCCAATGTCATCAGTGCCATCGTTTTTGGAAGCCGCTTCGACTATGAGGACAAGCAGTTCCAGAAGCTGATGCAGATGATCAATGAGAGTTTCACTGAGATGAGCACACCTTGGGCACAG CTATATGACATGTATTCAGCAATTATGCAATATTTGCCAGGAAGACACAATCACATCTACTACTTGATAGAAGAGCTCAAGGACTTCATTGCCTCTAGAGTCAAGATTAACGAAGCATCCCTTGACCCCCAAAACCCTCGGGACTTCATTGATTGCTTCCTCATCAAGATGCACCAG GATAAAAGTAATCCCCACACGGAATTCAACCTCAAGAACTTGGTCCTCACCACTCTCAACCTCTTCTTTGCTGGCACAGAGACTGTGAGCTCTACATTACGCTATGGATTGCTACTGATGATGAAGTACCCTGAGGTGGAAG CCAAGATCCATGAAGAGATTGAGCAGGTGATAGGATCACAccggatcccaagtgtggatgACCGGGTGAAGATGCCCTACACAGATGCCGTGATCCATGAGATACAGAGACTGACAGATATTGTGCCCATGGGTGTCCCCCATAATGTCATCCGGGACACTCATTTCCGAGGCTACTTTCTGCCCAAG GGTACTGATGTGTTTCCCCTGCTTGGCTCGGTCCTCAAAGACCCCAAATACTTCCGCTACCCAGATGCTTTCTATCCTCAACACTTCCTGGATGACCAGGGTCACTTCAAGAAGAATGAAGCCTTTGTGCCTTTTTCCTCTG GAAAGCGCATCTGCCTTGGTGAGGCCTTGGCCCGCATGGAACTCTTTCTCTACTTCACCTCCATCCTTCAGAACTTCTCCCTACGCTCACTGGTGCCGCCTGCTGACATTGACATCACGCCCAAGGTCTCGGGCTTTGGCAACATCCCACCAACCTATGAGCTCTGCTTCATGGTCCGCTGA